The following proteins come from a genomic window of Anticarsia gemmatalis isolate Benzon Research Colony breed Stoneville strain chromosome 25, ilAntGemm2 primary, whole genome shotgun sequence:
- the LOC142983858 gene encoding facilitated trehalose transporter Tret1-like, producing MVAPFIKQAWAVSAVLSNMVGQGMLLSYTTSLIPALQHPDSPIKADLYTASWLASACGFAGIPGFFVSSFLMDVYGRRLAHIVVILPGIAGWLMVYFAQNIPIIMTGRLLGGFTAGATVSLGAIAIGEYSEPKYRGVFLNLKTASVCLGGMVVHILSQYATWRNIALLALIPHVLSVFITMTWSESTAWLASRGRFDESKKSFFRLRGKDEASSKELEELIKAQMERLSKPKVEKSASDRINNFFKKLIRKDFVKPFFIVITSSTLMEASGRHVFQAYALQIIGEITGSKSQSFYFTLAIDLIITCSALFSSFLVKIMRRRTLLFSTGFSAFAVLMIVCTYLTLADNGIITKDYPWIPTGIFVVYFILANLGCTPIPLALLGEVFPLPHRGVGSAVAGIWMSLGVMIGLQITPYLLVNVKVYGTFFVFGMTMGLALLILFFILPETKDRTLQEIEDYFNFGKFRDDEKDEDEESKVKMIKQ from the exons ATGGTGGCGCCTTTTATTAAACAg GCATGGGCCGTGTCAGCTGTGCTCTCCAACATGGTGGGCCAGGGTATGCTGCTGAGCTACACCACCAGCCTGATACCAGCACTACAACATCCAGACTCACCGATAAAAGCTGATTTATACACAGCATCTTGGCTTG CGTCAGCGTGTGGCTTCGCCGGCATTCCAGGGTTCTTCGTATCATCATTCCTCATGGACGTCTACGGCCGAAGACTGGCACACATCGTCGTGATTCTACCAGGGATTGCCGGCTGGCTGATGGTGTACTTCGCTCAAAACATCCCCATCATCATGACGGGCCGGTTATTGGGAGGCTTCACTGCTGGAGCTACTGTGTCTTTAGGAGCTATAGCTATTGGAGAGTATTCAGAACCGAAATACAGAGGAGTCTTCCTCAATTTGAAGACTGCTTCAGTCTGTCTAGGAGGTATGGTAGTTCACATTCTAAGCCAATATGCCACCTGGAGAAATATAGCCCTATTGGCTTTAATACCTCATGTTTTATCAGTCTTTATTACTATGACTTGGTCTGAAAGTACCGCATGGTTGGCGTCACGAGGAAGATTTGACGAAAGCAAAAAATCCTTCTTCAGGTTAAGAGGGAAAGATGAAGCCTCTAGCAAAGAACTTGAAGAACTTATCAAAGCTCAAATGGAAAGACTGTCTAAACCTAAAGTAGAGAAATCGGCTTCTGACAGaattaataatttcttcaaGAAATTAATCAGGAAAGATTTTGTGAAACCGTTCTTTATTGTGATAACAAGTTCGACATTGATGGAAGCTAGTGGAAGGCATGTTTTCCAAGCTTATGCTTTGCAGATTATTGGTGAAATTACAGGGAGTAAATCACAATCATTCTACTTCACACTGGCAATAGATTTGATCATCACTTGCAGtgcattattttcttcattCTTAGTGAAAATCATGAGAAGACGTACCCTCCTATTTTCTACTGGTTTTTCTGCATTCGCAGTGCTTATGATAGTGTGTACCTACTTAACTTTAGCTGACAATGGTATCATAACCAAGGACTACCCTTGGATTCCAACTGGAATATTCGTGGTGTATTTTATTCTGGCCAATTTGGGATGTACTCCAATACCGCTGGCTTTGCTTGGAGAAGTATTTCCTCTCCCTCATCGAGGAGTTGGGTCTGCTGTAGCTGGAATATGGATGTCATTGGGTGTGATGATTGGACTTCAAATAACTCCATATTTGTTAGTCAATGTAAAAGTGTATGGAACGTTCTTCGTTTTTGGTATGACTATGGGTCTAGCACTTCTGATTTTATTCTTCATTTTGCCGGAAACTAAAGACAGGACCCTTCAAGAGATTGAAGATTATTTCAATTTTGGTAAATTCAGAGATGATGAAAAGGATGAAGATGAAGAAAGTAAGGTGAAAATGATAAAGCAATGA
- the LOC142983878 gene encoding facilitated trehalose transporter Tret1-like, which produces MVSPLLKQSWTVSGVLLNMLGQGMVLSYPSCMLPALLAPDSPIKIDLHTASWLASSVGLASMFGFFVSSFLMEWFGRRLSHALVILPGTAGWLFIYFSTSIPTLMTGRVLGGITAGATVTLGAVVIGEYTSPEHRGMFLNLKTAAVCLGNTITHLLGHFVHWKTVGLFALVPHILAFIIVCTWPESPAWLASKRQFEKSEKAFYWLRGYSGKSRLELEDMLKAQKERLSIQINQSCCGKTKGFFRKFTRKDFVKPVIIVLFGAILLESCGRHIFPAYAPQIIGEITGNKTQSFYYTLALDLIITASATFSSGLVKVMKRRTLLFSTGLASLIVLGTVCSYLYLVALEVIPKTMTWIPLSLFVVYFILANLGCTPIPYAFLGEVFPLVHRGAGSAVSGITLSLSLMVALKVTPYLLASVSVHGTFAAFGAVMAASLLGLYFILPETKDRTLQEIEEYFNHGVFPEKRNDTEREMVKMIS; this is translated from the exons ATGGTGTCGCCGTTGTTAAAACAG TCATGGACGGTGTCCGGAGTCCTGCTCAACATGTTGGGACAAGGCATGGTACTCAGCTACCCTTCCTGCATGTTGCCAGCGTTGCTTGCCCCTGACTCTCCCATCAAAATAGATTTGCACACCGCGTCTTGGTTAG caTCATCAGTGGGATTAGCCAGCATGTTCGGCTTCTTCGTCTCCTCATTCCTGATGGAGTGGTTCGGTCGCCGACTCTCCCATGCTCTCGTCATTCTACCAGGCACGGCTGGCTGGCTGTTCATATACTTTAGCACCAGCATCCCAACTTTGATGACAGGGAGAGTCTTGGGAGGTATCACTGCTGGAGCCACTGTCACGCTAGGAGCCGTTGTCATAGGAGAATACACCAGCCCTGAACATCGAGGCATGTTCCTTAACCTCAAAACTGCAGCTGTCTGTTTAGGAAATACAATAACTCATTTACTTGGCCATTTCGTCCACTGGAAGACCGTCGGTCTATTCGCTTTAGTGCCTCATATATTGGCCTTCATCATAGTTTGCACTTGGCCTGAAAGCCCAGCATGGTTAGCGTCAAAGAGACAGTTTGAAAAAAGTGAAAAGGCTTTCTACTGGTTAAGAGGTTACAGTGGAAAATCTAGGTTAGAGCTCGAAGATATGCTCAAAGCTCAAAAAGAAAGACTGTCAATACAAATTAACCAATCATGCTGCGGAAAGACTAAAGGATTTTTCAGGAAATTTACCCGAAAAGACTTCGTTAAACCAGTTATAATTGTTCTTTTCGGAGCTATTTTGTTGGAGTCATGCGGTAGACATATCTTCCCTGCTTACGCTCCTCAAATCATCGGTGAAATCACTGGAAATAAGACCCAGTCTTTCTATTACACTTTAGCTTTGGATCTGATCATCACAGCGAGTGCCACCTTCTCATCAGGACTTGTGAAAGTGATGAAGCGGAGGACGTTACTCTTCAGTACTGGTTTGGCGTCACTTATCGTGCTTGGAACAGTCTGCAGCTACTTGTATTTAGTAGCTCTTGAAGTCATCCCAAAGACCATGACCTGGATTCCTTTATCACTCTTTGTGGTGTACTTTATTTTAGCCAATTTGGGTTGTACTCCCATTCCATATGCCTTCCTAGGGGAGGTATTTCCATTGGTCCATCGAGGAGCTGGATCCGCTGTATCAGGTATAACATTATCTCTCAGTTTAATGGTAGCTTTAAAGGTCACGCCATATTTGCTAGCTAGTGTCAGTGTTCATGGAACATTTGCGGCTTTCGGAGCAGTAATGGCTGCTTCTCTATTGGGTCTTTATTTCATACTTCCTGAAACCAAGGATAGGACGTTACAGGAAATTGAAGAGTATTTCAATCATGGAGTGTTTCCGGAAAAACGTAATGATACGGAAAGGGAGATGGTTAAAATGATTAGTTAG
- the LOC142984027 gene encoding facilitated trehalose transporter Tret1-like — MAERKSWVTPFMKQCFVTAGVSLNMAGSGLVIGFTSSLLQQLRAPDSNIPIDDDSGSWIAAMPGISLVIGNFLAPPTMSKYGRKIANLVTIVPLIAGWAMIFFAKSITMLLLARFVQGLCMGMCTMLGSVLIGEYTSPKNRGVFLMTISLSIAVAVLSVHLSGAFLSWQNTSLICGLVAVVDLFIVLYSPESPSWYAGKGRYEACKQSFRWLRGDTEEDELKKMIEAAMVLKEAKLSTQKPKSLVKKIRNMIQYFGITIRKKEFCKPIIIMMHVYMLGQWSGINMLVAFPIDLLHRMLGPDCNVPLIMFTIDIHRIIANTCALYVIQKVKRRTILRVTVCLNILAILACAAYCYAKVHGMIHSEERILGISLIHIHMFSVATGSLPLCFIIAGEVFPLEYRGLAGGISVFFYSANLFTTVKTLPLLLSSVDLYGTYGLYSGILVYSLVIVWMLLPETKDRTLQDIEDEFRGRPLSPEEMKSVQSLTSWKAYTTDRRCSGPVAI; from the exons ATGGCCGAACGAAAGTCATGGGTTACACCTTTCATGAAACAG tGTTTCGTGACCGCTGGAGTGTCGCTGAACATGGCAGGTTCCGGTCTGGTGATAGGCTTCACTTCCTCGCTGCTGCAGCAACTGCGTGCTCCTGACTCCAACATACCCATTGATGATGACTCAGGATCCTGGATAG ccGCAATGCCCGGTATCTCCCTAGTCATCGGGAACTTTCTCGCACCACCGACGATGTCGAAATATGGAAGAAAGATAGCCAACCTGGTGACCATCGTACCTCTCATCGCGGGCTGGGCTATGATCTTCTTCGCCAAAAGCATCACCATGCTCCTCCTGGCCAGATTTGTTCAAGGACTCTGCATGGGCATGTGTACCATGCTGGGATCTGTGCTAATAGGAGAATACACCAGCCCGAAGAATAGAGGAGTGTTTTTAATGACAATATCTTTGTCTATAGCAGTCGCTGTCTTATCAGTCCATCTCTCAGGAGCCTTCCTCTCCTGGCAGAATACTTCCTTGATCTGTGGCCTAGTGGCTGTAGTAGACTTGTTTATTGTACTTTACTCTCCTGAATCACCAAGCTGGTATGCTGGCAAAGGCAGGTACGAAGCCTGCAAACAATCCTTTCGATGGCTAAGAGGCGACACAGAAGAAGACGAATTAAAGAAAATGATCGAAGCAGCAATGGTTCTGAAAGAAGCAAAACTGAGTACACAGAAACCTAAGTCTTTagttaagaaaataagaaatatgaTACAATATTTTGGTATAACGATAAgaaagaaggagttttgtaaacctataattataatgatgcATGTTTACATGTTGGGACAATGGAGTGGGATTAATATGCTGGTGGCGTTCCCGATAGATTTGCTGCACAGAATGCTGGGGCCCGACTGCAATGTACCTCTCATCATGTTTACTATAGACATTCATAGAATAATAGCTAATACGTGTGCATTATACGTGATACAGAAAGTGAAAAGACGAACGATATTGAGGGTCACCGTGTGCTTAAATATTCTGGCAATATTAGCGTGTGCCGCGTACTGTTATGCTAAAGTACATGGTATGATACATTCAGAAGAACGTATTCTAGGTATATCTTTGATTCACATACATATGTTCTCCGTGGCAACTGGTTCTTTGCCTTTGTGCTTCATAATAGCTGGTGAAGTATTTCCTTTGGAGTACAGAGGCTTAGCCGGAGGGATCAGCGTGTTCTTTTATTCAGCAAATTTATTCACGACCGTCAAAACATTACCGTTGCTATTAAGCTCAGTGGATTTGTATGGAACTTATGGACTGTACAGTGGTATTTTAGTGTATAGTTTAGTTATAGTGTGGATGTTGTTGCCAGAGACGAAAGATAGGACGTTGCAGGATATTGAGGATGAGTTCCGAGGTAGACCGTTGTCTCCTGAAGAGATGAAGTCGGTTCAGTCATTGACTTCTTGGAAGGCGTACACCACTGACAGAAGATGCAGTGGTCCTGTTgctat